Genomic segment of Panicum virgatum strain AP13 chromosome 2K, P.virgatum_v5, whole genome shotgun sequence:
TAGACGGTGGAGCCGAGGGGAAGGAGGCGCTCTAGGCTGCCGTCCGATCTTCTAGACGGACAGATGGCTGCCATCGGAGACAGGGCTGCACAGGCCACGCTTTACAGCCCTCCTGCACTGAATTTTTTCCCGACTCTTTACTGCTCGACGCGTCGCTGCCAAGAAAGCTGCAGGTTGCGTGACTGGCCACGTGGTCCATGTCCAGAGGGCCCAGAGTGACCGAAACTTCAGTCGCAGAGGTCAGCACTCCATTGCTCCGTTAACCAAGTCAAACTACTCCGTCTTCACGCCCTCACCATCCCTCTAACCATCTTCAATCACCGGTCAGCATAACGTGTGGTGTGGCAGTAGCCGTAAACTAAACAACCAGCACAAGACGAACAAGAGGATACATTACCTGAGGAGATTACAAAATGTTTAGCTCTAAAGAAAAACGCTTATTTACCACCAACTCTCACGGCCCTGTTGCGGAGGCTTACTTGCAAACAGGCTCTCACGGCAGGGTTACCCAATCGAGATTAAGCCCAAGTACCCAAGTGACAGTTTTGCTTGGATTCCAAGCAAAGCATCGCGACGAACGGGTCCGTCCACCCCAGCCGGACCCTCCTGACCTCGGCCGCCCGACCGAGCTCGGTGGATGCAACTAGTTCGGTCAGCGGGCGTCTTGTGTCTGTCGATAAGCTTGCCCGGGCCTGCCAACTCCGACGGCAACGCATCTGGCGTTGACATTGCATGGCCCCTGCCCAAAGTCATTAACAACGCCATCGCTTTTCCCTCCTTTTTTTAGTGCCTGTGTGAAAAGAATttgtttgttgcatttcatgGTTAGCAGGTTAGGTTAGGTGTGATTGACTGCGACCATACGAAAACCTAAGCTTCAGGTGTTAGATTTCAATAATCGATGCTTTTCTTTTCTGCTTCGCAAATGCAGATTTTGTTTTCTTTATtagatttttttgaaacaaatctTTATTAGAAATGGGTTATGGCAATGCAAGGTTCACTGCTGATGTGCAAGAGAAAGGTTATGCGCAAAATCAATAGATAATAAAAATGCATGGGGTCATCTCCGAGTCTCTGTAATAAAGGCCCTAGGCAAGGCAACATGCCAACATCTAGGAATCACGCAAGCGATGCGATGGAGACAATGCAAAAAGGTCAAGCTGGAATGCTGCATTGCACTGCAGGTGAAGGGAGGAGGACCTACAAAAGGTCGGGCGCTGTGGCTGGCGCAAAAAGGCAGCGGGCAAAGCGTGGCCCCTATGGCTCGATGTCCATCTCAAGGATTAAGAAAAGGGGTGATTTCCATTGCTTGTCAGGGATCTGGATCCGTCGACGAGCAGCCAAGATCAACGACATCGCCAGCGACGATCAGACCAGACGCCTACAAAGAATcccatgtcttttttttttgaaccaatGGGATTACCACTACTGAAGGTCAGAAACCCATTGCGATCATGCCATTGCCATGGGGAATTTCAGTGGTCAAGACTGAAGACTAAGAGTGATAGTACTGTGAAGTTTGTAGGTGTTGCTATAGATGCAGCAGGAGTGATCGTCTTTCACGGACGCGACCTTGTCCTTTGCCATGATCCGGACGCAGATCGTATGATTTGCCATTAGCATCAGTGTGTGGGTTGTCCGTCCAGCTGCATGTTCAGCGACATGAGTCAGTGCAGTAGGGCCAGAAGCGAGCATCAAAGATTATATCAGGCCATCAGGGCATAAAGATGGTTTGATTTACAGACGGGGACACATGCGTGCGTGCGTCCGTTCCTCACGCTCTAATCAAGTAAACAATGGCCCGTCAAGAACACGAGGTCACGAGCTTACCAGCCAGTCACCAGCAGCAGTGCGCCAGTACGGATAGAACAAAGGCATGCTCTGACTTGCAAGCAACATCCACCCCGCGCCTTGTCCGGCACACGAGCCGGTGGCAATGGCACCCTTTACACATGCCGTTTCGACACCAGATCGCCACCAACACAGGGAGAACACACAGCACGGCCGGGCTTCGCTCTCAGAGTCAGTCTCACGGATCACAAGTGCAGTTGCCACCGTTCCAAAAACCATGGACATTTTCATCATCTCTGAACTCTGATCTCACcacacggcacggcacggaTGTAATGTTCTAACGCTGTGAGTAATGCGAACCTAAAGCAAAGCAATTTACATACAAAACATTCATCAGAATGGGGAACGGGCCCGGGGATCGGCCGCTCGGCGGAGGATGCGGTCGTCAGAACTCTGCCGTGTTGCCGCCGGACGAGACGCCGAGCTCGCGCTGCCGGCGCCGGAACGACATGAGCCCGTCCGACACGATGCTCCCGCCAcagtcctcgccgtcgccgcactCCAGGCTGCTCCCCGTCAGGTCGTTGCACTCGCCGTCCTCGTCCAGGTCGCCCCGCATGGCGCGCAGCGTCTTGCGCGCCATCTCGCGCCGGACGCCGGCGCCCTCGTCCGCCACCACGCGCCGGAGCGCCCGGTCCGCCCCCGCGGCGCGCGCCAGGCCGCGGAACCGGAGGCTGCCGCGGCTCATGGCGTACATCGCCGACACGCACCACTCCTCCAGgtccgcggcgccgcccccgccggtgGCGCCGTCGAGGATGCCCGCGACGGACGCCACGGCGCCCGCGTCCATGAGCGCGGCGCGGCCCTCGGCGCAGGCAGCCACGTTGCAGGCCACCATGAGCGCCAGCCGGCGGATGGGGCCCggctcggcggcgccggaggccaCGGCCAGCAGCGCCTTGGGCGCGCCCGGGAAGCGCGCCACCTTGGACTGGTTGACCGCGGCGAGAGAGAGGTGGTAGAGCGCCATCCCGGcgtcgcggcgcgcgcggggcgggtGGGCCGGCGAGGTGAGGAGGTCGAGGAGCGGGGGCACCGCGCCCAGCACGCCGATGGCGGCGCGGTTGTCCTCGTGGAGCGCCAGCCCGAACAGCGCCCCCGCCGCGTGCTCCCGGGCCTCGGGCGCCGAGGCCCCCGACCGGAGCACCTCCACGAGCGCCGGCACGGCGCCCGCGCGCACGATGCGGACCTTGTTGGCCGGCTCCAGGGAGAGGTTGACGAGCGCGGCCGCCGCGTCCACCCGCGCGGCCGCGTGGCGCGGGAGCAGCAGCACCCGCCGCAGCGCGCCGAGGAGTCGCGGCGTGcacagcgcgcgccgccgctccgcgctctCCCGCGTGGCCTCGCGGAGCgcgcccatcgccgccgcgaCGACCCCGTCCTCGTCCGCATCCAAGACCTTGCCCACCACGTCGTCCTCCAGCGGGTCGACCggctccgcctccacctccacctccctcaCTATCCGCGGCTGCGGCGCGGCGTCCTTGACGGGCCGCGCGCtcccgccgtcctcctcctccgccgggaCTATCTCCGAGGACGACCCGTACGACGAGGTTGACGCCGGCGACGAGTACGACGAATTGGACGAgctcgccgccagcgccgcggcgCGCCTGGCCGTGGTCCTCACGGActtggccgcggccgccgggggcATCGCGCGCAGCacggcctcccgcgccgcctgggccgacggcggcgccggcggggcccggccggcgcgcgcgcaccAGGTGCCGATGGCCGCCCTGAGCGCGGCGTTAGGAATCATCGTCCCGGCGCCCCCGGGGTCCACGCCGGGGGGCAGGAAGGCGAGCTCCGCGCAGGCCTGGAGGCACGCCCGCTCGTAGGTCTTCCCGGACGGCAGGATGACCGGGTCCGCCATCAGCGCGCCGGAGATCGGGCACAGGAACTCCTCcggcaccgcctccgccgcccacgcctccgaccgcgccggcgaggcgggcgccggcgccgcggacgACCTGGACGACGGCGAGCACGGCGCGCTGGTGCCGCCGCTGGTGGCGCGGTGGAACGGCAGCTTccagcggcgcgggcgcgccgcACCCATGGGTGGGGGGGCTTTTGTGCAGCTAGCTTGCTTAGCAGCGGCGGGGGAAGGAGGGTGCTTTCGCCGCCATGaccttttgttttttgttctgAGCTGCTCGGTGCTCGCTCCTTTTGGGGTTCGGGTGCTTTGTTCCTCGGCTGGAGCTCGGGGAGTGTGGAGCGCGCTTGGTTTTATGCGCCGGGAGGGAGACGTCGGGCAGGAGCCTTAACCTGGAAGGGATTGGTGGGGGCCGGGAGTGCGCGCAGTTGGGGCTCGGCTACTCGCTTCGCTGGTTTTGTTCGGCTCGGTTTCGCCTGGGCGCGGAGTCGAATGCTGGGATTGGTCGCGGTCGCGTCGCATTGACTGGACGGCCGTCGTCTAGCCGGCCGGGATAGGGTGAGGGAAGGCACGGTGGCCGGCCGTGGCAGGCGCCCGGCGgatgcgcgcgcgcgcccccgcTTGTACATTCCCTGGCCGTTGGCTCGGGTGGACGGACGGGCGACAGGACCGACCGAGCTCACTTGCAGTTGCAGCCACGGCCGGCGGGCCCATTGGTGGAGCACCAACCGCTGTGGCATCGCAACTCGTCGGCCACAGGTGTTGCGCGGCCATTATTGGCAAGGTAACGATGCTCTAAATGGTTGAAGTACTAATGATGAACCTAAGGTTAAGCTTGCCGTCTGGACCACTCGTGAATCCGCATCTTTCTTCATTGAACAGTGCCGCACAAATACTCTCTTTCTTCACTTCACAGGCCGCGCTATGGATGCCTCCGTAGTACTCCTGTGTATGTCgagctctttttttctttttctttttgaaaagaatGAATGTATATCGAGCTCAGCTAGAGTACCCTGCTGTTGTTTATCACCGTGCGGTCGTTTTCATCCCAGGCTGACTGACATACTGTGATGAGATTGAGACGGAGTATTTTGTCGGCGTCCCCTGTCCCGGACAAACTCAACATCTCGGCGTCCAAGTCGAGATTTTTAAGTCCACTGGACAGGAACCAGCCGGACGCGTGAGGATCGAAGAGGGCGACCGAGTCCAAGGCGAGCGCCCTTACCAATTCGGCCAGCGGCGGATCAAAGGGGGCTGGGCTCCAGCCATGTCCTCGGGGGGCTGGCGGGGTGGGCGTCTTGTACACTATCCGTTTGCTGCTGGACACGATCACACGAAACTCGCTTGAACGAAACAATGGCTGCTGGCCTGGCTGATTGGCCGGTAGCCTAACAATCCAGCGCGAGTTCGTCCATACGGGCCATAGTACAGTACGGGCACACAATCTGTGCAGGCAAACAGTAAATGCTTCTGCTGCCCAGTCCTCATCGCCATCCCGTGTCCGTGTCCGTGTCCGTGCGTGGGCATCCCGGACGTGGTCCGTCCGTCGCCAATCCGCCGCTTCGTCGATACCTCACCgtctctgcagcagtggctttgTAGTTTGTACTACCCCCTTGGGCAAGCGTAGCGTAGTCCATCATGTATCGCCGTGCGATCGTTTTCGTTGCAGTGCTCGCTCCTTTTGGGGTTCGGGTGCTTTGTTCCTCGGCTGGAGCTCGGGGAGTGTGGAGCGCGCTTGGTTTTAAGCGCCGGGAGGGAGAcggctagggatggcaacgggtaacGGGTATATACCCGTCGGGTAGTGGTCATCCATACCCGTACCCGTTAGGATTAAATtttacccgtcgggttacccgtaCCCGCATACGGGTAAGAAAATGATTCCATACCCGTACCCGCGCGGGTAATTTTTACCCGTCGGATAACCCACACCCGAAATCATACCCGAGTATTACATATAAATATTAGACATTcacatgaaaaataaatcattacAAGCTTCATTTCAACAAGTTAatggctcatatggttcaacaatatatatactaagagggttcaacaatatatatactaaGAGGGTTTAATTGGATTTGAGCTAAATTCATAGGTCATATgggctaaaatgagttagatactTAGGCTCATTTGTTTTTCCTGCGGGTATTTCTTACCCACGGGTAGGCGGGTATGAGTAGTATAAACCCGTACCCGTACCCGCCATACCCGATGGGTATAGGATTTTGTCCAATAATGTACCCACGGGTAGAAAAATCATTCCATACCCGTCTTCTTATCGGGTAAAACCCGTCGGGTACTCGGATTTCGGGTATCCATTGCCATCCCTAGAGACGGCGGCGGGCAGGAGCCTTAACCTGGGAGCGATTGGTGGCTGCCGGGACCCGGGAGTGCGCGCGGTTTGGGCTCGGGCGCTCGGCTACTCGCTTCGCTGGTTTTctttagggttgaaaacggtcgggataaatcccgttccgttccgttccgATTTCTACATTTTACCGATCCGTTTTCATATTTTCGGACAAATTCGGAATCAATACGAAATACGGGATGTCAAATTCGAAAACGGGACGAAAACGGTTTGACCTATATTCCGATCATTTTCGTATTTCCCGTATTTGATCGGGATATCCCGTTTTCACTAATTCGGGATATACCGTTTTTCAGCTTAAGCATAACTAGTTTCAAACCCAACCCCTTAGGCCTTGATGtccccgcctccctccctcgcccGCTGCCTCTCTCCGCCTCTCCCTCCACTTACCATCGCCAGCCGCCTCTCTGGCTCTTGTCCCCTAAGGCCTCGACTCCGGTGTCCAGTCGTCCTCGGTCGTCGCCAGCCCCTCCTCCGGTTGTGAGTTGTGGTTGTGACTATGTACCGTCATTTGTCTATGTATTTTTATGTACTCATGTCGAGTTTGTTGGATGACTGGGCACGATCGTACGGGTCGGTGTTTCCGTTTTACCTTTCCGTAGACCGTTCGCTTTCGACACTTATCCGTTCGAATTGGTTCGTTTTCGATATACTGTGAGTCCGTATTCGTATTCGTGTTCGACTTGTTCGTTTTCGATATCGCTTTCGTATTAAAATGTAAAAGTGAAAACGGTAACGGAGTTATCCCGACCGattccgaccgttttcaaccctagttTTCTTCGACTCGGTTTCGCCTGGGTGCGGAGTCGAATGCGCGTCGCATTGACTGAACGGCCGTCGTCTAGCCGGCCGGGATAGGGTGAGGAAGGCACGGTGGCCGGCCGTGGCAGGCGCCGCCCGGCGGGTGCGCGCGCGCCCGCTTGTACATTCCCTGGCCGTTGGCTCGGGTGGATGGGAGGGCGACAGGACTGACCGAGCTCACTTGCAGTTGCAgccacggccggccggcccattgGTGGAGCAGCAACCGCTGTGGCATCGCAACTCGTCGGCCACCGGTGTTGCGCGGCCATTATTGGCAAGGTAACGATGCTCAAGTAGGTGAAGTACAAAtaatagggatgaaaacggacaTACGTACAGAATCGGATTCGGATAGCATCTTTTATCACATTTTAAATCATATACAGAGAAAAGTATTCTTGAATATGAATGCAAAATGGATACCTCGGATTCGGATATTTACCTGATATATAAGAAAACATTTAGCTATTTTTTTATTGGTAGTTTTAGATTACAAAATCGTTATACATGTACGAAATAAAATATAGCAATATAATAAAGATAGCTAGTTAAAAATAGTATATTTATcaataaatatattaataaataaatacataaaaataaaaatatattacaatatatatacacataatttaattatatataaataaaaaatataaacgCAATTTCAAGATAACACATGAATATTTTAAAAGTAAAATTAATCTTTTTATATctttattataaaaattaataatatgGGTTATGAGAAATGAATATAACTTTTTcgatagtttttttttgaatgaaaacgtCTATGGATAAGGCTGGATATTGTCGAATACGGATGTGGAATCGGACAGAGAAAATCGATAAAAATCGAATTCAAATGTATTCACTTTACTACCACATTAAAATCTGATACTGATACAGATATCCATATTGatgttaaaataaataaaaatatcagATAATTCAGATATCTGCTATCTGTTTCCTCTCCTCAATGAACCTAAGGTTAAGCTTCCCGTCTGGACCactcgttttttttttgaagtttaGACCACTCGTGAATCCCCGCAACTTTCCTCATGGAGCAGTGTTGCACAAATACTCTCATCCTTCACATACTGCCCGCATTACTCTGCAGCGCTATGGATGCCTCCGTGGGCTGTGCGTTTAGTTGAAAAAAGATGCGAAAAGTATTTGCAAagagtactgtagcacttttcgtttatatgtggtaaatattgtcctaatatagattaactaggctcaaaaaattcgtctcgtaacgtacatcaaaactatatagttagtttttttatttatttatatttagtactctatgcatgagtcatttgttatatttaatgtttcgatgtgatttcgatgtgataaaaagtttggaaaatttagagaagttgggggaactaaacacagccgtgGTATTGTATCTCGAGCTCAGCTGGAGTACCCTTGGTTATCACCGTGCGGTCGTTTTCATCCCAGGCTGACTGACATACTGTGATAAGATTGAGACGGAGTATTTTGTCGGCGTCCCCTGTCCCGGACAAACTCAACATCTCGGCGTCCGAGTCGAGATTTTTAAGTCTCACCGGACAGGAACCAGCCGGACGCGTGAGGATCGGAGAGGGCGACCGAGTCCAAGGCAGCGCGCTCGCCTTGGCCTCCTCCTCTCGGCGACGCGAGCGCCCTTACCCCTCCGGGTCCGGGGCGCTGGCGCGGGTGGGCGTCTTGTACACTATCCGTTTGCTGCTGGACACGAAACTCGCTTGAAGGGAAACAATGGCTGCTGGCCTGGCTGATTGGTAGTGGTGGCGCAACGCACGCCGCGACGACCGCCTGTTCTGCTCGGCGCCCACCTTACCTGCCCACAGCCCACGACCGCTGTAAGGACCCTCCCCTAACTTCACCGTGCCCCGCACCGGCCGGTAGCCTAACAAACAATCCAGCGCGAGTTCGTCCATACGGGCCATAGCACAGTACGGGCACACAATCTGTGCAGGCAAACAGTAAATGCTTCTGCTGCCAATCCTCGTCGCCATCCCGTGTCCGTGTCCGTGTCCGTGCGTGGGCATCCCGGACGTGGTCCGTCCGTCGCCAATCCGCCGCTTCGTCGATACCTCATCGTCTCTGCAGCAGTGGTTTTGTACTACCCCCTTGCGCAAGCGTAGCGTAGTCCATCATGTGTCGCCGTGCGTTCGTTTTCGTTCCAGTACCCCGCGCTGTCGCCTGCACGCTTCGAAAACACACAAGGCTGCGAACCACCCATGGCCTGAACAACTTCTCGTCAGCGTCCGCTGCTCCGGACAAACGTGCCCACTGCTAGCTGCCGAATCTCTCGAGCGCCACTTGCTTGCTTTCGTAGCACTGGCAAATTATGAAGTTACTGTAATCTTTCAAAAAAGATTATTAtcaaggtcttgtttagttcccaaaaaaatttaagtagtatccatcacatcgaatattcggacacatccatggagtattaaatgtagttgaaaaaaataactaattatacgatctaactgattagcatgagatgaatcttttaagtctaattagttcatgattagatattatttgtcaagtaacaacgaaatatacTACAGTACTAAAAccaacaacttttcaccaaTTATAGAGAGCCCAAATTTATTAAAAAGAAATTTAGCCACAAGATTGCGAGTcctaagaaaaagaaagaacccGAGAATCTGCACGAGTTCGCGCGACCGGGttcaatgcaaaatgcaatgTGTGAATCCAGGCGCCGGCCGGAGTCAAGATCGTGTCCGCGTCAGGGATTCTGGCGCATGAGAGCGCCCCGACACCGGTTGCCATCCATCAATCATTAGGGAGAGGGATTCATCCGTGCCCAGCTGCCTCATCGTCCTCCTCCTACCTGCTTTCAGTCCTCTGGATGCCtaaattttttagtgtaaagtattatactatttttatttatatttaataactattattCTGTCATGcgttaattagatttaaaaaatttatctcacaaattataaacaaattatataattagttaATGTGATAgagaattttataaaatttcgGAATTTCGAATGCACAAGGCCTTAATCGAGACCTCCGCCTGCCTGACCGCTGTGGATGCGAGCCGGTGCAGTGCAGCATTAGTTTTCCGCCCGTggttgtgtttagttcctcCCAACtcttccaaattttccatcacatcgaaatattaaatataacaaatgactcatgcatgaaatattaaatgtaagtaaataaaaaaactaattgtatagttttgatgtacgttgcgagacaaatcttttgagcctagttagcctatgataagacaatatttaccacatacaaacGAAAATGCTACGGTGCTTTCCGCAAATACTTTTCGCAtactttttgcaactaaacacagcccgtgTTCGCAGTCTGGGACCGGTGCcgctttggtttggtttcttgCGATTCATATCAGCCATTCAGCCCGGTGGCCCGCCAGCCGAGCCGCCGGGTCAATGCGCAACGCCGCTGATTCCTTTCTTGGCAGCTTGTCCACCCTGGCTCGTCGCCTCGTCAGGACAGCCTCCTCTAATCACGCGCACAGCGTGGCAGATTGGCACCTCACCTGTGCTGTGCTGTTTGTACCTACGATGCTGATCCCTGACACTGAAATGCGATTACTATAGATAGTCTACTACAGGtcagtagtatttttttttcaacgtTATAAGCGTCCACATCTGCTTAATTCCTGGTCAAGACTCGTGTAACCTCAGCTCCTCTTGCGTCAGAGGATTGGACACGTCGGATGGGAATGGCGTGTTTACATCAGCATACAGTGATGAAGATAAGTGCTCAAAGCAGGGCTGCCTTATGATCAGAACCGTGGTTGAAAATGAAAACAAGTCTCAGTCGCTGGCTTTATGTTAAGAGAAAATCGACTTTGAGCTGAACAAAAAAACTTGAAGTATTCAGCCTTATGTGTAGTCATGTCAATAGTTTAGCCCATTCCTATTTACCAAAAACCGAACCCGTGTTACACAGCTAATAGCATCGTTGGTTGGCAGGTGAGTCATGAGCTGACCAATTTGTAGTAAAATGGTACCGGCACTGCCGCACTCTGGGGCTAATGAGTACCCCCAATTAGTTGCAAAAGTAGGTTCTCGTCTGCATTATTTTCCCAGCTGCCTCTTGTCTCTTCTTGTCAGGAGCACTTGTATACAATAACAATATCGTCTTCCAAAAATAAACAGTAGCCCATGGCTCCATGTCCTAATAAATCAGGGTGGACTTGTGGTCACTGGAAATGTATATGCCACAGTGCCGCCAGCACTGAGAAAGGGCTTGGTCGATAGATCTCTTGCTGATTACTGCTCTTGGGATGGTTTATTCCTTGTGTCTCTTGCTGAAAGAGCACATGTTTCTTTTCACAAGCAGAGGCTCTTGGGCCCACGTGGTCACTTCTTGATTAGAGTATAACCCACCCGGAACCCACCCATGTGTTCTGCTGATACTCTTCTCTGCTCAAAGAATCCATTCCAGCAACGAAGGCAGTGTCCAGTTCACGGTGTATGGAGTACTTGTACTTTTTAC
This window contains:
- the LOC120678716 gene encoding U-box domain-containing protein 39-like, whose product is MGAARPRRWKLPFHRATSGGTSAPCSPSSRSSAAPAPASPARSEAWAAEAVPEEFLCPISGALMADPVILPSGKTYERACLQACAELAFLPPGVDPGGAGTMIPNAALRAAIGTWCARAGRAPPAPPSAQAAREAVLRAMPPAAAAKSVRTTARRAAALAASSSNSSYSSPASTSSYGSSSEIVPAEEEDGGSARPVKDAAPQPRIVREVEVEAEPVDPLEDDVVGKVLDADEDGVVAAAMGALREATRESAERRRALCTPRLLGALRRVLLLPRHAAARVDAAAALVNLSLEPANKVRIVRAGAVPALVEVLRSGASAPEAREHAAGALFGLALHEDNRAAIGVLGAVPPLLDLLTSPAHPPRARRDAGMALYHLSLAAVNQSKVARFPGAPKALLAVASGAAEPGPIRRLALMVACNVAACAEGRAALMDAGAVASVAGILDGATGGGGAADLEEWCVSAMYAMSRGSLRFRGLARAAGADRALRRVVADEGAGVRREMARKTLRAMRGDLDEDGECNDLTGSSLECGDGEDCGGSIVSDGLMSFRRRQRELGVSSGGNTAEF